tcGTCCTGAGTTTGGTGGTGAGTCCACATCGGGTTGAAGGTAACCAAAGCGAGAAACTGACTAGTTTTGCAAAACGTGGGATGTATAGATATATAGTATATGTACTGCTCcattcgttctaaaatatatactgcctctatcctataatataagacacGGTCAAAGTTGACATGTCTCTAAAACTAATCTTTAACTTATAActtctcatatactataagaTTTGTAGCAATAATATTATAACCAtatcatatgaaagtaaatttaaatgtcagtctaatgatataatttttaacaaataaaattcatttcataTATATTATACTAAGTGTTGGTCAAATGTTGAAAAGTTGAATCTTGACATAcgtgcacgccttatattatgggacaaagggagtaagATATTTTGCACATACTTactccgttttataatatatgaCGCCATCAACTTTTTAAggtatgtttgactattcgtcttattaaaaaatatatgtaattattatttattttattatgacttgatttattgtcaaatgtttttttaagcatgatttatttttttatttatataaaaattttgaataagacgaatggtcaaacgtttgtcaaaaaatTAACGgagtcatatattaaaaaagggAGGTAGTATATTATATGGGTGAAATcacttatatattttagaacggatgtaGTAGATGATACTCATTGCTCACTGTCAAATGGGAGACTGTCAGGATTACTGTAGGAAGAAAAGATGAATAATTAAAGCCAGGACATGATTGCTCGCTCTCTTACTAACTACTCcatccactactacaaaattgGGCTATCTATGTGAGACCCACTTTAAATTGCAGGCGAAGTATAACTTCTCCCACATACAAAAATCAATCCCCGAACACAGTTCGATAATCACGTACGAAAATAAGGGAGAGGTCCGTAGGTGAGCCTCTTAACAAGCCAGCATGTGCGGACGTCTTAAGAAACCTGCGTACGAATATACCCCTCTCGTTTTTTCCCACTAAGTCCTCACGTCCCCCATCCCCCCACTCCCACTCCTCCCTCCCCCTGCACTCTCACTCCTCTCTATCCTCGCACTTCCACTCCTCTCCCGccactcctcccctctcctctactCCCGACGAGAGAATGGCGGGCGAGGGTGAGGACGTTAGTGGGCAATGGGAAGGGCAGATCCGGcggcccctccccctcccgcgcgAATGGCGCCACTTCTACACACCCCACGCGCGCGGGTCCACTAGTGGCGGTGACGGGAGGGGCGGATCCGACTCCAACGCCCCCTCCTCATCGTCACAGGTATAGCAAATCAAAACGTCATGATTAATCATTCTGAACCGCGTGAAGAAAAATTTTTTTGTCATTATGATGCTTCTACACAATGTCTTGATGTCATATCAAGAGATTGGTAGAAAGTTTTTGGTATGCTTCAGTTCTCGTGCATGGGAttaggtaaaaaaaaaggtgatgtGGCTACATCTAGCTCCTAGAAAGAAACTAATTGTTCAGATTTGTTGAAATCCACCCGGTGGATTTGGCACCAACTGCGGGGGATCTGCATCCGTGCAAGGGGGTGTCTTAGATTCAAATCCCACCGTGACAATCGGATAAAACCTCATCAATCATAGTTTTGAAACCGGCATTAATGATGACCTCCCATCAGTGCCGGAATATTAGTACCGAAGAATGTGTCTTGCGTACAGTGGCATCGATGATTTGAATGGGGAAAACATAAAAGATCTTTGATATCCCCATGCAAATGCAAATCTAATGGCCAAATATTAATTCTAGGTAACATGCGCTTCTTGTGGTAACAAAGAATTATCGCtaatattaattattagttaGTGTGGATCAATTATATTTTTGGGTATATAGGATTTGTGTGCATAAGCAATACAGTACATTTATAGTTATGGTTTAAGAATGAAAATGATCAAacggtcttttttttttagaattacgcagtacaacacagacactcacaacgcacgcgcactcacccctataaacacacgcacacaaaccttttttttctttaatgacGTGGCTCGATCCAAGTTAATTCAGTAATTCGGAGATGAGGAAGTATATGTTTGGTCTTCTATATCAAAGTGCACATAATCAAAACCACATGCAACAACAGATATGCAGATATATTACTTACGTAAAAGCAGTATAAGCAATAGGTGCATTATTTATTGGTTCAAAGCAAAAggaaaaattacatatatacacaAACTAATAACCATATATTCGAAATAACACGGTCACTTATAGACATGACCATATTGGAAATCGTTCTTGTTTTGTACTATatatagtgtatatatatatgtatagtagggacttttttttagaactgtATATAGCAGGGACTAGTACTGAATTTTACATACATAACAACAATTACAGGTACAGCAATACGTACGTACTACGTATATACACAGATGACGTCATTATCCCGACTTCCGAGGCAAAGAACGAAGCACCGTCGACGTCAAATTAAGCAacagcttaattaatttggtcACATGATGACGCACACGTCGGAGTTCTCCTCGCAGGCGAACTTGTAGCccccacacggcggcggcgggtagtAGTAGAAGCTAGGCTGCGGCGGCCagatcgccgccggcggcggcggcggcttgcagCTGGCGCCacaggcgccgccgtcgctgatcgaacacccgccgccgcacggcgagacTGCAGGTTTATTgcagccgccgccatggccgccgcagTGGTGGGTGCACTCGCacggcttcggcttcggcttcggcggcgcggggcagcAGTGGTAGCACTGATGGGTACTGGGCGGgcagcacgccggcggcggcggcggcgctgggtaCGGCACCGGGAACGGCACCAGCTTGCACACCGGTTTCtcgtccttcttcttcttctccggctccTTGGGCGGCGGCCAAGCGTCGACGGTCTTGATGTCCTTGACGACCTTGCCGCCGGCCTTGCAGCAGATCTTGTTGCGGAGGCTGCCGGCGTCGAACTTGCCGCGCACGATCACCTTGTCGTCCTTCTCCTCGAACTCCGTCTTCTCGATGCAGTACTCCTCTGCATCGATCGCACACGTTTTCAGAAATGATCGAGGGTCATTTTATCATCCTAAGTTATCTATATTTTAGGAAATACTATAGGACGGTATTTCGTTTGAACGGTGCATGATACCTTATCTGATAGGTATCAGTTAATACCCTGTTCGAACGGGATGATACCTCTAAGGTTTGCCTGATACTTGGTAGGTATTGGTTGATACCCAGTAAGTATCATCCCGTACGATTGTCCTGtattcctctcctttttttattgtaaaatttgataccttTAAATACTTAAGTATCACAAGgtaaaaaaatttagtgtaaaatttacaTACCTTAATATACTTTTTCAAGTATTGTAAAATTTCTCATTGAgaatttttttcccctcaaaaTTACTGATTAGTTCGTAATATAATTTCATGTACGATGAGAAACAATCAAATGAATTAAACCACTAATCAACCTGGCCGGTAtgctattatattttggaacctGAAAATATTCGCAATATTCTTGGGTTTCAACTTATATTAAGGTCGATCGGTTTCATGCAGAAATTAGCTAGTTTATATATACCTTTGAGGCAGTCCAGGACCTTGGTGATTTTCGCCCTGCAGCGGCAGCATTTCAGGTCTACCGTGATGACCAGTATAGAAGCCCCCATCTGCAGATTATTAACACACATGTACAACATCAGAATTAAGATCATTAGATAAGTAGAcaacatatatactccataTGCTAATATGCAGATAGACAAATTAAGCTGACAAATCTTACCTGGTTTTACTCGAGCCTTGCTATATTAAGCACGTCTAGAACACGCGAGTTTTGCAGGATTAATTAACTTTACAACAAGAAgttcatttctttttttcagaaaatTCAAAAAACAAATCACTTCTAGATCGATGGAAATTAAATTTATGCgctgatcatgcatgcatgaaattCTTAGTTATTTTTCGTCTAATATATCGATGCGCAAGCCTGTTGGAAAACAAAAATCTAAGCTATTGGATTGCAAAATAGTGCGTGCCTATACAATTCTAGCTAGGAAAACTTGATCAGTGTCAGCGCACAAGGATTAATTACCATATATACCAAGTACTATATATGGCAACTATAGTATTATAAGTTAAATGAAAAGTCTGGGACTTGTGTTAATCTCACCTTAATTATTTGAATGCTGAAACGGAAGATGAGTATGGGGAGATCGAAATGGATCGAGGAGATGAAGCAGAAGAGAGGTGAACACTAGGGGTACTTATACGCTGAATCCTTCCGAATTAATGGTGATGCAGAGAGTTTTGTCCGTCAGCATCTCTAGGGTTTATGACTTCCTGACTTCCTGTTTCAACGATGGGTATTGAAAGGTACACGTAAGAGACAGAAAACGATTGTTTACTGTGTAGAGGATAGCTTGGTCTTCATCGTATCTTCTTGTCCCTTGGTCTTCCTCGTATCTTCCTGTCCTCTATAATAAGTTTCTTTGATGTTATACTATTTCATATATTACTACCTTCATCCCAAAAAGACCGTGGTTTTACACGGTttacgttcaacgtttgatcatctgtcttattaaaaaaaatatatgattactatttttgttgttattagatgataaaacatggatagtactttatgtgtgactatttttttaattttttttcataaaatttttaaataagatgaatagttaaACGTTAGACATGGAAACATACAACTGTAGTTAAagtgggacagaggtagtatgaTTTTTCTTTCATGAACATTGTCGTATGTACATGCTGCAAAACTTAATTAAGATTTAATTCCTCAGGAAAAAGAAAGGGTCGTTTTGGATATATTTAAGTTAAACTTTATGAAATTCTAGCATGCGATTTTCAGATAATTATTCAGCTCGAAACGTGCATCTCGAACGGTTTTACTACAAATTTGTCAAAAATCCATTCAAATTTagcaaaaagggaaaaaatcaaTGTCTTCTAGGGCTTGAAATCCGCTAGCCAATCGAGATTGTAAACCATGAAGGTTGGTGACGTAAAACATTTCtattataaataaaaagttAATTTCACTTTTAGCCGTATTTTACTACTAAAGTTTTACTTTGGACCACCATATATCCAATCTTTTCACTTTAATTTAGATTAATAAAATTACCTTTATGGCACAATAGACTACCCCAAACCACATCTTCAGCACTGCAATGACTTTGAGCAAATCGTTAACGATACGCCGGTGAATTTTCATACCTATACGCATACCATACTTTTGTCGAAGGAGACGTTAGACATAGCTAGGGAAAAGTTAGGGTGATCCATTATGCAACAAAGGTAAGGTTACCTAatccaaaatagaaaaaaattaggtaTAGCATGATTCAAAGTAAAACTTTAGTAATAAAACATGACCCAAATTGTAATTCATTCTAAAATTAAAACACAACATTAGGACCGGCTACAACAAGCTCACCACTCTAATAGAAACAAAGGGATAAATAATGACTTGTGAAAGTTGCTACACTTTGCTTCTGTGAAATAACTGGGCTCCACCCCCTAAAACTGtcgccaccggcgacgacgctgGATAAGAGCTCGACATCCCACCGGGCTCTCTCTCCCAGCTGGGCTTCTTTTGAGACGTACAGATCCGAGTCCACGATGTAGCAGCAGGCTTACTCAGACCAGTTAATGCAGCTGTTCAAAGGCCATCGAGCATTCTGAGTTATGGGCTGAAACAAATATcgataggaataagttcatctgccATACCTCAACTTTACACCGAGTTTGTTTCACATCCTTATCCTCAATACCATAAATCTCaccccctaaactatacaaaactgtGCATTTTAGGTCCCATAGCATTACGGATATATTGTTTCGCTgacatggcatcctagtcagcaaaaaaaaaaaagtatgtggagcccacatgtaagtgagagaaaatgtggggcccacctttcttttttcttctcttttttttttactttcttctCTTCTGATAGCGGTGGCAGATGGGAGAGCCAGCCGCCGATGCCTCCACGCCGCTCGGCCTCGTCGGTGGCAGTGGCGTCGTTGCCCTCCACCATCGGTGCCCTCCTCACGATCTCGGCGCGGCGCGCATGGAGACAAAGCTCGTCGTAAGTGAGGGAGTTGCTCATCGGGGAAGTCCTTGGAGAGGTGCCGCCGCACATCGACGCACGCACCACGCCTGCTCTCAgaggcgccgccgctcgcccctcATGTCCCCCGCCCCTGCTCTGCATGCGCCCAGAGCCGCCACCGCCAATGCCACCGCGCTCGCCTGCCGCTCGACCTCCGTGCCCCCCACCTGCGCATCCCACGCCCCTCCGCTTTGCCCATGCCAGGAGCCGCCACTCGCCTGCGCTCGCTCCCCGCGTCGCCCACTTTGCCCGCTCCCCGGGGCCGCcactcgcccaccgccgcctccaccgttcTGCCGCCGCTCTCGCCCGCCGTTGTCAtcgccgcgcctcccgcgcccggagccacccctccacctccacctcccgcgGAGGGTGAGGTCACCTCCGCCTCTGCGCTATCCAAGATGACGCGCTTCCTCACACGGAGGCGAGCGAGCTCGAGCTTGGACAGGATCGACGGCCTCTCCTGTCTCTGCCTTCGTTGATAGGAGGTCGGGCGCCCGAGCGGGGTCGGTGGctgcctccctcgccgccactCGACGAACGTGTGCTTGGTTAGGGAAAAAAGAGACAGAATGAAGtggggctgacatgtgggcccaatgtttttatttactttttttttgctgactaggatgtcaCGCCAGCAAAAACCAGTGCTCCATACTGTCTGGGACCTAAATTAGACGGTTTTGTTAAGATATGGGGTAAAGATTTCTGTCTTTTCTGGTATTATGGTTTAGGGATGCCAATTAAACTCGATGTAAAGATGAGGGGCGGCGAGTGTACTTATTCCATATCGATATATCTGGCCTGATCCTGTAATGGGCCGGGACTATGACGGCACTGAATGGGAATAAGAGTATATTTTGCCTCCCTTACCTTTTGCCCTTGATCTAACTGTGTCCcttaaccataaaaccggaaCTGTACAGCTTATTACTGTGTGTTTGAGATAACCATAATAAGGATCGTTTTGCAGGTACATTTTCCGAACCAACAAATGCttttataaaagaaattatataaaaagttgtttaaaagatcatattaattcatatttaagtttgaaataattaatacttaattaattatacatatatacactaaTGGCTCGTTTCCTTTTGGGTATATTTTCAATATTGTCCATTCCAATCTAACACATCAGATCCTAGGGTAGATGGGAACACGAGGTTGTATTATACAaaatttaattactagggataCTTTAATTTACGAGTTGTTTGTTTTATATGATACTAACAGTACAGCTATATCAAAATAGTTTTCATGATTAAAATTTACCAATGCCATTTTTACATATGTAATATTCATATACATTTTTCACATAATTGCGAGTTAAGATTTTTGTAGTTTTTGTGCTTAATTGCTTTCTGAGACATCGTCTATTTGAGAAACCGGGAGTACTATTCGTATTTGAAACATCAATTAGTAtagatgatatattttttttggtacgTGGTACCCAAAGTTAGTAGTTTGGACCATTAGTTACACCTTTTGTGTTggcaagacaagatatccaacAATTAGTTACACCTTTTGTGTTggcaagacaagatatccaacAAAAAACAAGACACTTTGTGTGGTTGCTGGTTTGTAacttggaaagttggaagtgTTAAGGCTAGTAGTCCCTTAAGATTAAAGAATTTTTAATTACTGAGTGCAGTTGTGGTGGCAATGTTTATTTATCTCTAAACTATTTAATtacttgatatttttttttggttctcaCATTAaacatatcatttgattttaAATGTAAAGGTAGATGTTTTTCTTTGCTATCCTACTTGTCAGTTGCTGCTGCGCAACCATAGTCGCAGGCACAGTGCTCATCGATCGCTCCACCAAGCTCTCTCTCCGTTCGTATATATATCTTGAAGAAATGTGCAAAATCTGTAACTAACATAGCTTAGTAGCTAAGATTTATTATGCTAGTGTTTTGGTTGACTGGATCCATAACTCCGATTGATCGAGATGATTTTGTTAAGACATGaagatatactttttttttaaaaaaaaaaactgtaaccTTCAGGCACTAACCTGTTGCATGTGAAATAATGTTCTTTGTCCGAGGTTGTCCACAGATGCTGTGTTAATTAACCTTAACGCAAGTGCAACGTCACCCACTTGAACATAAGTATAGGTAATattaattagtatatatatatagtcgaaTCCCTGTCACCATTCTATCTTTAGTTAGAGAAAAAAAGGCTGTATAACCACTAGCTACCAGAAAAACAAATTTTCATTTCATGGTGTCACACTATAATTTTCACTGGCGGTTATATGCTAAAGCCGCCAGCAAAAACATAAGGAGGGTGGGGGTACATGACCGCCAGTTTTCGCTGGTGGCCATGTTAAGACGCCCGCCATAAAAAATACTCTATTTTTCGAGGCAGATCTCTTAAAtgtccgccagcgaaaatcaacgaatgtccgccagcgaaaatcagcgtttaaaatttttgaaaacaaaataGAGCCGCCAGTGAAAAGACAGAGCAACGCTAAAAATTTTTGACAGCATTTAAAATCACGCGCACGAGATATTTTCCtttcacccacccacccacctaCCCACTgcctctctccttctcctctccaccCACCCAGCCACcgcctgtcacgcccggaaattcactagtaatttccgaactaatttgtgcataaaatcctcgtccaggaatcagccgaggtacacaaactgacaatttaatatacaaatccatcttaataataacgttacatacttacaaagaaaagaaaacagcagcggaattaacggtctagcgatggcttcagctccactcccacaggcagctcaactggggtataagccaaacgtcttctccttctggatcctttatcttcaactgaggtttgatgattattgcaagaatgagcatatgacatacttaacaagccacacagcaaatatgcaagtacacaaggattccaaaggatggcataatataggctcatttgcaaaagcagcatttagcaaaacatttaagagaagtaaaacagtgaagtaattaatcagaaattttaatcaacactgaacagcacacccatgctgcacaggcccaaccatcctgaacaaccatacccggctgtacagatctaactccaaaccaggagctaagcaaattattaccagttatagcatccataattattgtgagaggtgtgagactaatcacgaaaaacattgctcaactcgcccataaccgcgggcacggctattggaatagttttactctggccagaggtgtaccactgtacccccacaagacacgattccacacatgttgccatgccccgaaataccaccacggcattgcaaagggggaaatcgtgacaatatcctttgcacaacacaactcaaaacagtgcaccgttcctggatcataatcacccccttataaaacaaggcatggactccccagcgacccccacggacttctcgccgcttctcagtctggcacactataatgaaccatgctatacaaaaggtaaagccgttgcccatgctggcttgtggttggcacggtaaatgtctcacaacagtagctcgcgaaccggtccttaattgccatgagcacaaccatcaaaaccatatgctcacaacccaccttaaccagattttaattatcaattaattaacatcacacgattaatcatcgtgagctaccattaaatataaccataattaataagaataatataatataatttatatttaatcccctttaattagctaatgtttctaagcatggctaagcaaacatacatataacatttagctgaaccaaaccaatatataaggttcatgctaatcaaattataatccataggaaaataagatcatcttcggccattaattaacggggaaaggttcaccacccgatgacattcgaaaacaatgcatagttgaaataaaataatagctttaaatgggttcaacatgctcaaatggttgtttgggatctgtgtgacttgccttggacttcagcaaacgcttcggaaccttcctcaacggaaacactctcctccggaacgtcggaaactaaagcaaaggaataaaaatcaacaaaacaatacaaaaacaagcataaacagtatatgtggatatttttaacatgtagatcttgattttagaaaaatttagcaacttgaaccactcgaatcggAGCTAcgattatttagttatgattttccgaagatttaatctattagaaaaaagggaaaaagaaaggatGATGATGTCACGATGACGTCATCGACGGCAGCCACGACATgggtggcgacctcgccggagctagagAGGTCGGCCGGGCTATCTAAGGGCatctacacgtagaggacgacgacgcgatcTCAACGATACTCACCAacgcgacgaacgacgacggatgacggccggcggcgagcttgtgcggcggtggcgactcggtcgtcagcggcggcgactctccggtgaccggcgacggcggggaggggacGGCCGAGCTTTCCCTCTTCCACGcgcacccgacggcggcgagaggaggcagcggcgacggccaaaacgacggcgcgaggcggctgttcgtcggccggcgacggcggcggctaagaCGACGTGGCGGCGGCTCTACGGTTGACGAGAGAGCTCGGGAGATGGGGCAAAAGAAAGAGCAGAACTAGGGGATTCTTTATATAGGCTTGGActagagagatcggactccaaacgagaggaatcgaagcCGGAAAATCTTcgggttagtttggagagataaactcaaaacgaATTTTATTTGGATAAAATACAAGGAATTAGGttccgattcttgggggaaacGAAAGAGGAAGATAAAggaaatatttcccctcaactaattttagaaaaacacaagagaaaaggtcggatttggaggggaaaaacCGAGCCCACTCGGTCTCAGTTCGGCTGCTAGAGGTAGAAGATGAACAGTGCCgagggaggcaaattagactttttcGGTTGGCTGAGAACAGAACAGAGCACTTgacttgggccggcttgggctgcacagcacgcgcgcgagggagagagaagaggaaggaatgggccgaaaagggcccaagctgaggaggaggatttaaaaacttttttccaattaaaataatcacttaaatgatctttcaattgttaaaaatacttccaatgctcaaataattccaagaaaaatcttgaacatacttggacactcaaagtatttaatataataatatccagatcatttaatgattaatttattatttaaataattgctaaactgttctttgtattattaacattaggaattgagctccgaaaattccgagaatattccagagagtataattaaccatggagaatttaataaataattaaatccatccatgctttatatttaggaaattttatttcccacaattaacttcacttgtaaattattgaacatttcatataaattctattaataatttattaaataatttataaatcctaagacgaaaatcagggtgtgacaccGCCTCCCttacctcctcctcccccacctctctcccctccttccCTGCGCCTCCAGCCTCCTCATCTAGTTACGACCAGGATCTGGGAGGGGCGTGgccccgacgacggcgaccacgatagGCGGGAGGGGCGCGACGTGGATGTGCATGGCAACGACAACGACAGCGACTAGCGactgcgacgacggcgaccacgatgggCGGGAGGGGCGCGGTGCGGCCGGAGGGCCATGGGCGGCGGATGTGCACGCcgccgacggcggtgacggtgaCCACGACGGGCGGGAtggacgacgaccgggttcggtGGCGGGGATGGTGCAAGCGACGCTAGAggaggccggtggcggcggcgtgagtCAGCAGAGGAAGGAAGAGGTGGGGCTGCGccctcccatcccctcctctcccttctcccaGATCTATtcgaggggaggaggccgccggcggtggcgcaactgaggcggcggcggggacgggtgCGCCGCGGGGAGCATGGATCCGCCCGACGGAGGTGCGGGGAGCTCGACCGCAGGGCCTCGGGCGGTGGAGTGCGACCatcggcctcggcctcgtcaCGACCGTCGCTGCCGGGCCGTGGGCTGTGGTGCTCGGTTGACGTCGGCGACAACGAgcggtagatttttttttcttaaaatttatgTGGATTTGTGTAGATTTCTGTGGATTGTGAATGTAAAATTGTGACTGTGAATGGAAATTTTTTATTGTAAATTGTTGATGTCAATTTCTATGAATTTGTGAATCGAGGAGTGGATTTGGGAATAATTTGAACTGATGTTGATGGAGGCGAATGGAGCGGTGTCGCTccgtcatttttttttaacctgGGCCACTATTTTCACAGGCGCTGGTATAACACAACCGCGAGCGAAAATCATTTATCGCTGGTGGCCGACATAACACAACCACCAGCGAAAATCGATTATCGCTAACGGCCAATAACCGCTAGCGAAGTTCTTGATCTTCACTGGCCTTTATTTTGTGGCGGTACCAAataccgccagcgaaaacctaaaatggccgccacgaaagatggttttcATAGTAGTGACTGATCTCCTGATGTAATGGTTAAT
This window of the Oryza sativa Japonica Group chromosome 4, ASM3414082v1 genome carries:
- the LOC4335721 gene encoding protein PYRICULARIA ORYZAE RESISTANCE 21, which translates into the protein MGASILVITVDLKCCRCRAKITKVLDCLKEEYCIEKTEFEEKDDKVIVRGKFDAGSLRNKICCKAGGKVVKDIKTVDAWPPPKEPEKKKKDEKPVCKLVPFPVPYPAPPPPPACCPPSTHQCYHCCPAPPKPKPKPCECTHHCGGHGGGCNKPAVSPCGGGCSISDGGACGASCKPPPPPAAIWPPQPSFYYYPPPPCGGYKFACEENSDVCVIM